A genomic window from Natronorubrum aibiense includes:
- a CDS encoding saccharopine dehydrogenase family protein, with protein MSSKTVVLGGSGAMTSGCVYDLHQTSDFDEIVVADADEDNARRLVELVDDDRFRFEPVDATDTDDLVRVLEGAEYVVNGLPYPFEENVLDAMQEVGDLTGVDLNAFDFDEVLDRSEEFAEAGNALWFANGGLVSTIALGMVACEQFDDVEDVNFYWGMWRLLTQTTPGLTDTVTYEHNPDVDERAKWEDGEVINDLPAFSEQRTFEFPDPIGEEETYVISHPEPITFPKSPVAQEKNADRIITRGAWHDEWKRYERTLHAANAFETDSLEVDGTEVDPVEVMQEQVKSQGLELETQWKPPAELSSETEWTPQTILSAEVTGTADGQNGRAVFHFEQPFPFFDGNDITLMREYGCYVGVPLSVTLQLMADGDIDEDGIFITETSGLDADRYFEEMEARGFELTAEQTPNRTIPAQNQD; from the coding sequence ATGAGTAGCAAGACTGTCGTACTAGGTGGATCTGGTGCGATGACATCGGGATGTGTCTACGACCTCCATCAGACAAGTGACTTCGACGAGATCGTAGTGGCAGACGCTGATGAAGACAACGCGCGTCGTCTCGTCGAGCTCGTTGATGATGACCGATTTCGATTCGAGCCCGTCGATGCGACTGACACGGATGATCTCGTAAGAGTTCTCGAAGGAGCAGAGTACGTAGTTAATGGCTTGCCGTATCCATTCGAGGAGAACGTTCTCGATGCGATGCAGGAAGTCGGTGACCTCACGGGTGTCGATCTGAACGCGTTTGACTTCGACGAGGTACTCGATCGATCCGAGGAGTTCGCCGAGGCAGGGAACGCGCTCTGGTTTGCCAACGGTGGCCTCGTGAGCACCATCGCACTTGGGATGGTTGCCTGTGAGCAGTTCGATGACGTTGAAGACGTCAATTTCTACTGGGGAATGTGGCGTCTCCTCACACAGACGACGCCTGGCCTTACGGATACAGTCACCTACGAACACAATCCGGACGTTGACGAGCGGGCGAAGTGGGAAGACGGCGAGGTCATCAATGATCTCCCGGCGTTCAGCGAACAGCGGACGTTCGAGTTCCCGGACCCGATTGGGGAAGAAGAGACGTACGTCATCTCCCATCCTGAACCGATCACGTTCCCGAAGTCTCCGGTCGCGCAAGAGAAAAACGCCGATCGTATTATTACGCGGGGAGCATGGCATGACGAGTGGAAGCGCTACGAGCGGACACTTCACGCAGCAAATGCTTTCGAGACCGACTCTCTCGAGGTTGATGGAACAGAAGTCGATCCAGTTGAAGTGATGCAAGAGCAAGTAAAAAGCCAGGGTCTGGAGCTCGAAACGCAGTGGAAGCCGCCCGCGGAGCTATCATCGGAGACAGAGTGGACGCCCCAGACGATCCTCTCGGCTGAAGTAACTGGTACAGCCGACGGACAAAACGGCCGTGCCGTCTTCCACTTCGAGCAACCGTTCCCGTTTTTCGACGGCAACGATATCACGCTGATGCGTGAGTACGGCTGTTACGTCGGTGTTCCACTGTCCGTAACGCTCCAACTCATGGCTGACGGCGATATCGACGAGGACGGAATCTTCATTACCGAAACGAGCGGGCTCGATGCGGACCGATACTTCGAGGAGATGGAAGCTCGAGGATTCGAGCTTACCGCCGAGCAGACGCCGAACAGAACGATTCCGGCGCAAAATCAGGATTAG